One stretch of Diabrotica undecimpunctata isolate CICGRU chromosome 5, icDiaUnde3, whole genome shotgun sequence DNA includes these proteins:
- the LOC140442028 gene encoding glucose transporter GlcP-like, whose amino-acid sequence MTVEKVEITEMENKAGGNKRFPWTLWFCVITADLLNVTTGLSMVWPSAVLEKLHSTDPEVNPLPEPLKPLELSIMMASSGVASLISFFVMAKISDRVGRRLSMRYLGIVYAGTFVAMGYGRHVYVYVIAFFINGLAAAGIFINVSIYTGEISDDRNRALIGCLFGLMTPVGNFFGYSFAAIVNSVKVFSLICTIPAILHVVLTFFIVESPTFLVGKNKKDEAILVIKKLRHYANISDAEKEYENIVNFNSSCNTEQKTISDLVRNPISRKALLLGFTLLSAQQFTGTNTIISYVVPIFNEAGASLSGTVISILLGLAQMVVTIVATSTVHKFGRRPLLLLSSCMCTVLLFCLTFYFYIKDTNLSIVSSIRWLPIVCVILFFVGYGIGLAPIPVVLVGELFRNEIRAVALAVVVIAQCTLTIVISFGFPIVSESLGISICFLAFSIGTLVCLILIYRYVPETRGKSFQEIQDILSGLIKS is encoded by the coding sequence ctgaTCTACTTAACGTTACCACCGGCCTCTCAATGGTCTGGCCATCAGCAGTTCTCGAAAAATTACATTCCACTGACCCAGAAGTAAACCCTTTACCAGAACCACTTAAGCCTTTGGAACTTTCAATAATGATGGCATCTTCAGGAGTTGCTTCTTTAATAAGTTTCTTCGTGATGGCAAAAATTTCAGATCGTGTAGGAAGAAGACTAAGCATGAGATATCTGGGAATTGTATACGCCGGAACATTTGTCGCAATGGGATATGGAAGACATGTTTATGTTTATGTTATAGCGTTTTTTATAAATGGACTTGCAGCAGCCGGAATATTTATAAACGTGTCCATTTATACCGGTGAAATTTCTGATGATCGAAATAGGGCTTTGATAGGTTGCTTATTTGGTCTGATGACTCCCGTTggaaatttttttggatattCGTTTGCTGCAATTGTAAATAGTGTAAAAGTATTTAGTCTTATTTGCACAATACCCGCAATATTACACGTtgtgttaacattttttattgttgaaTCGCCGACGTTTTTAGTAGGAAAGAATAAAAAGGACGAAGCTATATTAGTTATAAAAAAGCTTAGACATTATGCTAATATCAGCGATGCTGAAAAGGAATATGAAAACATTGTAAACTTTAATTCTAGTTGTAATACAGAACAAAAAACTATATCAGATCTTGTTCGTAATCCCATTTCGCGAAAAGCGTTATTGTTGGGATTTACACTGTTAAGTGCACAACAATTTACTGGTACTAACACAATTATATCTTATGTAGTCCCAATCTTTAATGAAGCAGGAGCTTCCTTATCGGGTACCGTAATAAGTATTCTGCTTGGTTTGGCTCAAATGGTAGTTACAATTGTAGCCACGTCAACTGTACACAAATTTGGTCGAAGACCATTACTCTTATTATCTTCTTGTATGTGCACAGTTTTGCTCTTTTGTTTAACATTTTACTTTTACATAAAAGACACCAATTTATCAATTGTGAGCAGTATCCGTTGGCTACCAATTGTCTGTGTTATATTGTTCTTTGTAGGTTATGGCATAGGATTAGCTCCAATACCAGTAGTTCTCGTAGGAGAATTATTCCGCAATGAAATAAGAGCTGTTGCTTTAGCGGTAGTTGTTATTGCGCAATGCACATTAAcaattgttataagtttcggttTTCCGATAGTCTCAGAGTCCTTAGGAATTTCTATTTGCTTTTTGGCATTTAGCATTGGAACTCTagtttgtttgattttgatatatcGATACGTACCCGAAACTAGAGGTAAAAGTTTTCAAGAGATTCAAGATATTCTTAGTGGACTCATTAAGTCGTGA